A genomic stretch from Cellulomonas sp. KRMCY2 includes:
- a CDS encoding EAL domain-containing protein: protein MIHIGVLSPVTGGFYFGEVLAGVVQEVAAAGGRVTLIQTLDAGRTGDEFVPAPTIDAPVGAGCIDAFIAVAQASDASYLRTLRAAGTPVVLVSNDLDVDAATVMADNKEGVRAAVEHLVEHGHRRIAFVGNLAQTDMRERHDAYLAAMADHGFDPDGLYFSTKDHVEPGGRGAASAVAAARPAITAVVTTTDRIALGLIAELAAHGLRVPQDLAVIGFDDVEAGWHSSPPLATVDQKITELGARAAALALAELRGEPVEHRRHTVPSTFVPRRSCGCGGSTAEAGLQGAEAGAALVRTVLEHLGLPGDATAPHEHGLVMTDIDVTALDELIAARLRALFPSTPSPETVERFTGAVITALDGHAGVLRAAHLPGDEALIHCLTRIVTSLGRLQAMAGVARADQLVVSLVEQYDVGMGLLGRVGSDPGDLAWLSRVSVRVGCLALWDGPREDGLMRIAGVYDPHGALTSEVEGRLRVEDFPPSAVVAQADPANNEVTFVIPIRGASGDHGLLCVVGPVDTQAGTGRATYNHWASLLGVALKQEILLEGVRLSEERYALATAATHDGLWDWDVANGECFYSERCQAMLGITTARVTDDRPDRSDPVARQDAPELLPWGSRVHPDDRAVLRAALVRAVLDHEPFDVEHRVQGPDEKYRWTLCRGLPVGEPGQRARRLVGSLSDIDDRKELEERLREAALYDTVTGLPNRRLFLERLEWAIDQSHRSDATRFAVVFLDLDGFKLINDSLGHLMGDELLKTIAERLRRDLRSVDTAARFGGDEFAVLLFDLKHEAVLSIVERLQERIAAPVVLAGHEVSVTASVGITTSETSYDGAEEVLRDADIAMYHAKEAERGTASVFDPTMHARATGRLQAQSEVRAALVGHQFLVHYQPVISLDGEAVTQFEALVRWEHPERGILLPMDFLPVMSESGMIVPLGQWIIDTVCEQIAAWRVGYGGPVTVSVNLSHREFWSEALLLIVTQALSRHGVPPRCLVLEITESVIMADPEAARQIMADLHAAGVRLHIDDFGTGQSSLNALRAFPVDALKIDQSFVRQLDLDVQTNELVRIIVAMGRTLGMDVVAEGVETQSQADQLRSMGCATAQGWLYAPAMPGAEAGALLGTPVAALATTHAPER, encoded by the coding sequence CCGCCGTCGAGCACCTCGTCGAGCACGGGCACCGTCGGATCGCCTTCGTCGGGAACCTGGCCCAGACGGACATGCGCGAGCGGCACGACGCCTACCTGGCAGCGATGGCCGACCACGGCTTCGACCCGGACGGGCTCTACTTCTCGACCAAGGACCACGTCGAGCCGGGTGGGCGCGGCGCCGCGTCGGCGGTCGCGGCGGCCCGACCGGCGATCACCGCTGTCGTCACCACGACCGACCGGATCGCCCTCGGCCTGATCGCTGAGCTCGCAGCCCACGGGCTGCGGGTGCCGCAGGACCTCGCGGTGATCGGTTTCGACGACGTCGAGGCGGGCTGGCACAGCTCACCTCCGCTGGCGACCGTCGACCAGAAGATCACCGAGCTGGGCGCGCGCGCCGCGGCACTGGCGCTCGCCGAGCTTCGCGGTGAGCCCGTCGAGCACCGGCGGCACACCGTCCCGTCCACGTTCGTCCCGCGTCGGTCCTGCGGCTGCGGCGGCAGCACGGCGGAGGCCGGGCTGCAGGGCGCCGAGGCCGGGGCCGCACTGGTCCGGACGGTCCTCGAGCACCTCGGGCTGCCGGGTGACGCCACGGCTCCGCACGAGCACGGACTGGTCATGACCGACATCGACGTCACCGCGCTCGACGAGCTCATCGCGGCGCGGCTGCGCGCCCTGTTCCCGTCCACACCGTCCCCGGAGACTGTCGAACGGTTCACCGGAGCGGTGATCACAGCGCTCGATGGGCACGCCGGCGTGCTGCGCGCGGCGCACCTGCCCGGGGACGAGGCGCTCATCCACTGCCTGACCCGGATCGTGACGAGCCTGGGGCGCCTGCAGGCGATGGCCGGGGTCGCACGGGCCGATCAGCTGGTGGTCTCGCTCGTCGAGCAGTACGACGTCGGGATGGGGCTGCTCGGGCGCGTCGGCAGCGATCCCGGCGACCTCGCGTGGCTGAGCAGGGTCTCGGTCCGCGTCGGCTGCCTCGCCCTGTGGGACGGACCGCGCGAGGACGGCCTGATGCGGATCGCCGGCGTCTACGACCCGCACGGCGCCCTCACCTCAGAGGTCGAGGGCCGGCTGCGGGTCGAGGACTTCCCGCCCAGCGCCGTCGTCGCGCAGGCGGATCCCGCGAACAACGAGGTCACCTTCGTGATCCCGATCCGTGGCGCCAGCGGCGACCACGGCCTGCTGTGCGTGGTCGGGCCGGTCGACACGCAGGCCGGGACCGGTCGCGCGACCTACAACCACTGGGCGTCCCTGCTCGGCGTCGCCCTCAAGCAGGAGATCCTGCTCGAGGGCGTACGGCTGAGCGAGGAGCGCTACGCGCTCGCCACGGCCGCGACCCACGACGGGCTGTGGGACTGGGACGTCGCCAACGGTGAGTGCTTCTACTCCGAGCGGTGCCAGGCCATGCTCGGGATCACGACCGCCCGGGTGACCGACGACCGCCCGGACCGCTCGGACCCGGTAGCCCGCCAGGACGCCCCCGAGCTCCTGCCCTGGGGCTCACGCGTGCACCCGGACGACCGCGCCGTGCTCCGCGCCGCGCTCGTGCGGGCCGTCCTGGACCACGAGCCGTTCGACGTCGAGCACCGGGTCCAGGGGCCGGACGAGAAGTACCGGTGGACGTTGTGCCGGGGGCTGCCGGTCGGTGAGCCCGGTCAGCGCGCACGGCGGCTCGTCGGCTCGTTGTCGGACATCGACGACCGCAAGGAGCTCGAGGAGCGGCTGCGCGAGGCCGCGCTGTACGACACCGTGACCGGCCTGCCCAACCGCCGGCTCTTCCTCGAACGGCTGGAGTGGGCGATCGACCAGTCGCACCGGAGCGACGCGACCCGGTTCGCCGTGGTCTTCCTCGACCTGGACGGCTTCAAGCTGATCAACGACTCGCTCGGTCACCTGATGGGCGACGAGCTGCTCAAGACGATCGCGGAGCGGTTGCGGCGGGACCTCCGCTCGGTCGACACGGCCGCGCGGTTCGGCGGCGACGAGTTCGCGGTGCTCCTGTTCGACCTCAAGCACGAGGCCGTCCTCTCGATCGTCGAGCGCCTCCAGGAGCGCATCGCCGCGCCGGTCGTCCTCGCCGGGCACGAGGTCTCGGTCACGGCCAGCGTCGGCATCACCACCTCGGAGACCAGCTACGACGGCGCCGAGGAGGTGCTCCGCGACGCGGACATCGCGATGTACCACGCCAAGGAGGCGGAGCGCGGCACGGCCAGCGTCTTCGACCCCACGATGCACGCCCGGGCCACCGGACGTCTGCAGGCCCAGTCCGAGGTCCGCGCCGCACTGGTCGGGCACCAGTTCCTCGTGCACTACCAGCCTGTCATCTCGCTCGACGGGGAGGCGGTGACCCAGTTCGAGGCCCTGGTCCGCTGGGAGCACCCCGAGCGCGGGATCCTGCTGCCGATGGACTTCCTGCCGGTGATGTCGGAGTCCGGGATGATCGTGCCCCTGGGGCAGTGGATCATCGACACGGTCTGCGAGCAGATCGCCGCCTGGCGGGTGGGCTACGGCGGACCGGTGACGGTCTCGGTCAACCTCTCGCACCGCGAGTTCTGGTCCGAGGCCCTGCTGCTCATCGTGACCCAGGCGCTGTCCCGGCACGGGGTCCCTCCGCGGTGCCTGGTCCTGGAGATCACCGAGTCCGTGATCATGGCCGACCCCGAGGCGGCACGCCAGATCATGGCCGACCTGCACGCGGCCGGGGTCCGGCTGCACATCGACGACTTCGGCACGGGCCAGTCCTCCCTCAACGCCTTGCGCGCCTTCCCGGTCGACGCCCTCAAGATCGACCAGTCGTTCGTCCGGCAGCTCGACCTCGACGTCCAGACCAACGAGCTGGTCCGGATCATCGTCGCGATGGGCCGCACCCTGGGCATGGACGTGGTCGCCGAGGGCGTCGAGACGCAGTCGCAGGCCGACCAGCTGCGGAGCATGGGCTGCGCCACCGCACAGGGCTGGCTGTACGCGCCCGCGATGCCCGGGGCCGAGGCGGGCGCACTGCTCGGCACCCCCGTCGCAGCCCTCGCGACGACCCACGCCCCGGAGCGCTGA